In one window of Gossypium arboreum isolate Shixiya-1 chromosome 4, ASM2569848v2, whole genome shotgun sequence DNA:
- the LOC108458803 gene encoding uncharacterized protein LOC108458803: protein MVEGGHRYYKEFLSVGACRRVFGGRHAAVHTMSDKLLGNGDVKVLASGEHDGSICLWSLSSSGRRYRQALKAKFCGDQKPVKWMSVVGNKPSNLVTMSGDSKVRVWDTTKLSDNRCVGLTSVRRKPVDMKCHENLLYVAADSSVVVLDLRIMQKVSTAAICKPKIFSLTIMPSKSLVCTGGLNKAMLWDIRKGQERWKLEPVTELYGRHQTPVTHLHMDPYKIITGGFESNIVETWETDTGKKTISFFCTHPQYRFNRGCSAMAVNACRIVAACHVGVRGFIHFTDFSSATRPL from the exons ATGGTGGAAG GAGGGCATAGATATTATAAGGAATTCCTGTCGGTT GGTGCTTGCCGACGGGTGTTTGGAGGTCGGCATGCTGCTGTTCATACCATGTCTGATAAATTATTAGGTAATGGCGACGTCAAAGTATTGGCGAGTGGTGAGCACGATGGTTCTATTTGCCTTTGGTCCCTTAGTTCTAGTGGTAGACGGTACAGACAAGCTTTAAAGGCTAAATTTTGCGGGGATCAGAAACCTGTTAAATGGATGTCAGTCGTTGG GAACAAACCTTCAAACTTAGTGACTATGTCAGGGGATTCTAAG GTGAGAGTTTGGGACACAACTAAATTATCAGATAATCGTTGCGTGGGATTGACTTCTGTGCGCCGTAAACCTGTGGACATGAAATGCCATGAAAACTTACTCTATGTCGCAGCTGATTCTTCTGTCGTAGTACtcgatttgagaataatgcaaaaagttagcaCTGCAGCAATATGCAAACCAAAAATATTCTCTCTCACGATTATGCCCTCAAAATCTTTAGTCTGTACTGGCGGATTGAATAA GGCAATGCTTTGGGATATCAGGAAAGGGCAGGAGAGATGGAAACTAGAACCAGTCACTGAGTTGTATGGTCGTCATCAGACTCCAGTAACACATTTACACATGGATCCGTATAAAATAATTACCGGAGGATTTGAGAGTAACATTGTTGAAACTTGGGAGACAGACACCGGCAAAAAAACAATATCCTTCTTTTGTACTCATCCGCAGTATAGATTTAACCGTGGTTGTTCAGCCATGGCCGTAAATGCATGTAGAATTGTTGCTGCCTGTCATGTGGGAGTCAGGGGATTTATTCATTTTACCGATTTCTCCAGTGCAACTCGTCCGCTTTAG
- the LOC108458804 gene encoding zinc finger BED domain-containing protein RICESLEEPER 1-like, with protein MVIEKCLLNWGIDKLFTITVDHASSNDVAIGYLRKKFNPRGGLVQNGKYLRMRCMTHIVNLIVVEGLKEINKSVERVRGLLDMWNSTYLMLNTAQNFERAFERFEEQDTNFRAELERGEGWPSVDDCDNVRNLRDFLEHFYEVTLCISGTSYVTSNIFFDELSEIDILLRDAQVNSNVDFNVMAIKMKEKYDKYWGDIDKMNLLMFVACVLDPRQKLKYLEFALSEMSSFEKACGMMQKLKESLYELFDKYKPPLHSTCSQSSVLTHVSLGEPQKKMERQMQALYKKRELKICGEDKTSELDNI; from the exons ATGGTGATTGAGAAATGCTTGTTGAATTGGGGGATTGATAAGTTGTTTACTATTACTGTTGATCATGCAAGTTCAAATGATGTTGCTATTGGTTATTTGAGAAAGAAATTTAACCCTCGAGGGGGTTTAGTTCAAAATGGTAAATATCTTCGTATGAGATGCATGACACACATTGTGAATTTGATTGTTGTTGAAGGtttaaaggaaataaataaatctGTTGAACGTGTTAGGGGGCTGTTAGATAT GTGGAATTCGACCTACTTAATGTTAAACACTGCTCAGAACTTTGAAAGAGCTTTTGAGAGATTTGAGGAGCAAGATACAAACTTTAGGGCTGAACTTGAAAGGGGAGAGGGTTGGCCTAGTGTGGATGATTGCGATAATGTTAGAAACTTGAGGGATTTCTTGGAACATTTTTATGAAGTCACTTTGTGTATATCTGGCACTTCATATGTCACATCCAATATTTTTTTTGATGAGCTTTCTGAAATTGATATTCTTTTACGAGATGCTCAAGTAAATAGTAATGTTGATTTCAATGTTATGGCCATCAAGATGAAAGAGAAGTATGATAAGTATTGGGGtgatattgataagatgaatttGCTTATGTTTGTTGCTTGTGTTTTAGATCCTAGACAAAAACTAAAGTATCTTGAATTTGCACTTAGTGAAATGTCTAGTTTTGAAAAAGCTTGTGGAATGATGCAAAAATTGAAGGAATCTTTGTATGAATTGTTTGATAAGTATAAGCCTCCACTTCATAGTACTTGTAGCCAATCGAGTGTGCTAACACATGTTTCTCTCGGTGAACCacaaaaaaaaatggaaaggCAAATGCAAGCTTTGTATAAAAAGCGTGAGTTGAAAATTTGTGGTGAGGATAAAACATCTGAGTTGGATAATATCTAG